A DNA window from Candidatus Methylomirabilis lanthanidiphila contains the following coding sequences:
- a CDS encoding preprotein translocase (YajC): MGIAYAQQAGSSSDGGPASILPVLLPSVLIFVIFYFLMIRPQQKKQQEQKDMLANLKTGDQIVTTGGLYGTIVKFGDDNRVKVRIAENVTVEIARSAITEKPTGTTEAAKGKGN, from the coding sequence ATGGGAATCGCGTATGCGCAACAGGCAGGGAGTTCGTCTGACGGTGGACCGGCGAGTATACTACCGGTCCTGCTCCCCTCGGTACTGATATTTGTTATCTTTTATTTCTTGATGATTCGCCCCCAGCAAAAGAAGCAGCAAGAGCAAAAAGATATGCTGGCCAATCTGAAGACCGGCGATCAGATCGTGACCACTGGAGGCTTGTACGGTACGATTGTCAAATTTGGTGACGATAACCGGGTCAAGGTGAGGATCGCTGAAAATGTCACGGTTGAGATCGCGCGGAGCGCCATCACCGAGAAGCCTACCGGGACAACAGAGGCGGCGAAGGGCAAAGGTAATTAA
- a CDS encoding periplasmic nitrate reductase, small subunit (napB); diheme cytochrome C, translating into MIKPIKTIFFLLGVLCCSLVVLSGRALAEQATPQQGSKRLPRAYEGAPPLIPHDAEARKGMCLACHEFGIVGAPITPHPTRNDFCIQCHVGQDLAVQVFPAVSAQEEKSPR; encoded by the coding sequence ATGATAAAACCGATCAAAACGATCTTCTTTCTGCTGGGGGTTCTTTGTTGCTCCTTGGTTGTTTTGAGCGGTCGCGCGCTTGCTGAGCAGGCGACTCCTCAACAAGGCAGTAAGAGGCTGCCTCGCGCCTATGAAGGCGCTCCGCCTTTGATCCCCCACGATGCGGAAGCGAGAAAAGGTATGTGCCTGGCATGCCACGAATTCGGAATCGTTGGGGCGCCGATCACCCCGCATCCTACGCGCAATGATTTTTGCATACAGTGTCATGTTGGCCAAGACCTTGCGGTGCAGGTGTTTCCGGCTGTGTCGGCTCAGGAAGAGAAGAGTCCGCGGTGA
- a CDS encoding nitrate reductase catalytic subunit, with translation MTLSRRELLKTLAGTGAAVLTLPDALFAIPEGVAEAAETAEEWKKSPCRFCGVGCGALVGLRQGKVVAVKGDPEAPVNRGLLCIKGYSLPKILYGADRYRVPLLRQGNKFVQISWDQALDIMASKFKEAVQKHGPESVAMYFSGQTTIFEGYAINKLMKAGIGSNNIESNARLCMASAVTGFYSTFGMDEPMGCYDDFELTDTFFIWGSNFAEMHPILYSRMMERKHQDPNVKIVSLQTYLNRSTDEPADVVAIFKPHSDLAIANAMAHVIVKEGLTNGSFIQKYVTFKKGLTGIGYGVEDNFEYGGASESNWTTYRPFADKAHTISIEEYKAFLEPYTPEYAEKLSGVPADTIRQIARLLGEPKRKAVSCWTMGFNQHVRGTWINNLVYNLHLLTGKIAEPGNSPLSLTGQPSACGTTREVGVLSHALPGGMFVANPEHRKKAAHIWNVPVERISSRPGYHTMEMFRALDRGDIKVIWINTTNPFQTLPHVGRYRRGARKGGERFIVVSDVYPSETARHADLILPSAMWVEKEGMFGNTERRTQHWFKMVDPPGQARDDLWQIVELAKRLGSGNLFDYGEEPLQKALFEEYRKFGQGSGKDLASYDLYAKVRGGLRWPVVEGKETRWRYREGFDPYVKKGEGVRFYGQPDGRAVIWARPYEPPAEQPDEQYPFWLTTGRVLEHWHTGTITRRVLELHRAVPFAPVWINPEDAGVLGIKVGDQVRVRSRRGEIITTAQLGGRNTVPKGVVFVPFFDENVLINLVTLDAYDPISKQPDYKKCAVRIEKV, from the coding sequence ATGACACTTTCTCGCAGAGAGCTGTTAAAGACATTAGCCGGGACAGGCGCTGCCGTCCTGACCTTGCCTGACGCGCTATTCGCTATTCCTGAGGGTGTCGCGGAGGCTGCCGAGACGGCAGAGGAATGGAAGAAGAGCCCGTGTCGCTTCTGTGGCGTCGGATGCGGTGCGTTGGTCGGTCTACGACAAGGCAAGGTGGTGGCTGTCAAGGGAGATCCGGAGGCGCCGGTTAATCGCGGTCTTCTGTGTATCAAAGGGTACAGCCTCCCCAAGATTCTATACGGTGCTGACCGCTATAGGGTGCCGCTGCTCCGCCAAGGCAACAAGTTTGTCCAGATCTCTTGGGACCAGGCGTTGGATATCATGGCGTCCAAGTTTAAAGAGGCCGTTCAAAAACATGGTCCGGAGTCAGTGGCGATGTACTTCTCGGGTCAAACAACGATCTTTGAAGGCTACGCCATTAACAAATTGATGAAGGCGGGGATTGGCTCCAACAACATCGAGAGCAATGCTCGTCTCTGCATGGCCTCGGCCGTAACCGGTTTCTACTCGACCTTCGGCATGGATGAGCCGATGGGTTGTTACGACGATTTTGAGCTGACCGATACCTTTTTTATCTGGGGCTCGAACTTCGCCGAGATGCATCCGATTTTGTATTCGCGGATGATGGAGCGGAAACACCAGGATCCCAACGTCAAGATCGTCAGTCTGCAAACCTATCTGAACCGCAGCACCGATGAACCCGCAGATGTCGTGGCTATTTTTAAGCCTCACTCAGACCTCGCCATCGCGAATGCTATGGCACATGTCATCGTAAAAGAAGGGCTCACAAACGGTTCGTTTATTCAGAAGTATGTCACCTTTAAAAAGGGGTTGACAGGTATCGGTTATGGCGTAGAGGACAACTTCGAGTACGGTGGGGCTTCAGAAAGCAATTGGACGACATACAGACCTTTTGCCGATAAGGCGCACACGATAAGTATTGAAGAGTACAAGGCCTTCCTGGAACCCTACACCCCGGAGTATGCTGAAAAACTGTCCGGCGTCCCAGCCGACACGATCCGTCAGATTGCTCGGCTGCTTGGTGAGCCCAAGCGTAAGGCCGTCTCCTGTTGGACAATGGGCTTTAACCAGCACGTACGCGGCACCTGGATCAATAATCTTGTCTACAACCTCCACCTGCTGACTGGAAAGATCGCCGAGCCAGGCAATAGTCCCTTATCGCTGACCGGGCAGCCTTCGGCGTGCGGGACGACGCGGGAGGTAGGCGTGCTGTCCCACGCGCTTCCAGGCGGCATGTTTGTCGCGAATCCGGAGCATCGCAAGAAAGCCGCGCACATTTGGAATGTCCCGGTCGAGAGGATCTCATCCAGACCCGGTTATCATACGATGGAGATGTTTCGCGCCCTGGATCGCGGTGATATCAAGGTCATCTGGATCAACACCACCAACCCCTTTCAGACGCTGCCCCATGTGGGTCGTTATCGCAGGGGCGCGCGAAAGGGGGGCGAGCGGTTTATCGTTGTCTCCGATGTGTATCCCAGCGAAACCGCTCGACACGCCGATCTTATCCTTCCGTCGGCCATGTGGGTCGAGAAGGAGGGGATGTTCGGCAACACTGAGCGGCGCACGCAGCACTGGTTCAAGATGGTAGATCCGCCGGGTCAAGCGCGGGACGATCTCTGGCAGATCGTCGAGTTGGCCAAGCGTCTTGGTTCAGGAAACCTGTTCGACTACGGCGAGGAGCCTCTGCAAAAGGCGCTCTTTGAGGAGTATCGAAAATTCGGCCAGGGGTCGGGAAAAGATCTCGCGTCCTACGATCTATACGCGAAGGTCCGGGGCGGGCTGCGCTGGCCAGTTGTCGAGGGAAAAGAAACCAGGTGGCGTTACAGGGAGGGCTTCGACCCTTACGTCAAGAAGGGTGAGGGTGTCCGTTTTTACGGTCAGCCTGATGGTCGCGCCGTCATCTGGGCGCGGCCGTACGAGCCGCCGGCCGAGCAGCCTGATGAGCAATATCCGTTCTGGCTGACGACAGGCCGCGTCCTCGAGCACTGGCATACCGGGACCATTACGAGGAGAGTGCTTGAGCTGCACCGTGCCGTTCCATTTGCTCCTGTTTGGATTAACCCGGAGGACGCGGGCGTCTTGGGAATTAAGGTTGGGGACCAAGTCCGTGTCCGGTCACGCCGCGGAGAGATCATCACAACGGCACAACTGGGCGGAAGAAACACAGTCCCAAAAGGAGTGGTCTTTGTTCCGTTCTTCGATGAGAATGTCTTGATCAATCTGGTGACGCTTGATGCCTACGATCCTATTTCCAAGCAGCCGGACTACAAGAAGTGCGCAGTTCGGATCGAGAAGGTGTGA
- a CDS encoding nitrite reductase, which yields MFGFAVKALLILCVLGVPLQSNADERRWGTASLVVIIERQAGSVLIIDSSRHELLGRVSGLGNLTHATVKFSPDARYAYVLGREGEVSKIDLLTLKLVKKVSAGKLSVGGVISQDGKYVALSNYVPGEVRILDADTLELIKTIPALYTDGSDKDGKELPSRVVGLVDAPGNLLVFSLMEANSIWVVDAGKKEFPVIRKFADVGKTPYDALISPDGRYYLAGFLDSNWMGLLDTWRLDRVTPILAEQGKGPEVPLWKIPHLKGWAITGRLAFLPALKREVALVYSTLDWTPLTPIPISGTALYTVARPDGRQVWVDIIGKNGDLIDVIDVDSMKVIKTLNPGPGATHPQFTPKGDAAYVSLMDGGKVVVYDTATYQVLKEFPADHPSGIFFANRAHKFGM from the coding sequence ATGTTCGGGTTCGCGGTTAAGGCGCTTCTCATTCTCTGTGTGCTTGGCGTACCCCTCCAATCGAACGCTGATGAGCGGCGTTGGGGAACGGCGTCGCTGGTGGTCATCATTGAACGACAGGCCGGCAGTGTCCTCATCATCGACTCTTCACGCCACGAGCTGCTGGGTCGAGTGTCCGGGCTGGGCAATCTCACCCATGCGACGGTGAAATTTTCGCCGGATGCGCGCTATGCCTATGTTCTCGGTCGCGAGGGCGAGGTCTCCAAGATCGATCTGTTGACGTTGAAGCTCGTGAAAAAGGTCAGCGCTGGGAAACTGTCCGTGGGTGGCGTGATCAGCCAGGATGGCAAGTACGTGGCCCTCAGTAACTACGTGCCCGGCGAGGTCCGTATTCTGGATGCCGACACGCTGGAGCTGATCAAGACGATCCCGGCCCTGTATACGGATGGAAGCGACAAGGATGGAAAGGAATTGCCGTCTCGCGTCGTAGGATTGGTCGACGCCCCGGGCAACCTGCTGGTGTTTTCCCTGATGGAGGCCAACAGCATATGGGTCGTGGATGCGGGAAAAAAAGAGTTTCCGGTGATCCGTAAGTTCGCCGATGTCGGGAAGACGCCATACGACGCGCTGATCAGTCCGGATGGGCGCTACTATCTGGCGGGCTTTTTGGACTCGAATTGGATGGGGCTCCTCGATACGTGGAGACTCGATCGGGTCACGCCGATTCTCGCGGAGCAGGGCAAAGGTCCCGAGGTTCCGCTATGGAAGATTCCGCATCTGAAAGGCTGGGCGATTACCGGGAGATTGGCGTTTCTTCCCGCGCTCAAGCGCGAGGTTGCGTTAGTGTATTCAACCCTCGACTGGACGCCGCTGACCCCGATCCCGATCAGCGGCACCGCGCTCTACACTGTGGCGCGGCCCGACGGGCGTCAGGTGTGGGTGGATATTATCGGCAAAAACGGGGACCTGATCGATGTCATCGACGTCGACAGTATGAAGGTTATCAAAACGCTCAATCCCGGGCCCGGCGCTACACACCCGCAGTTTACACCCAAGGGAGACGCCGCCTACGTCTCTCTCATGGATGGCGGCAAGGTGGTGGTGTACGATACGGCGACCTATCAGGTGCTGAAGGAGTTTCCGGCAGACCATCCCTCCGGGATCTTTTTCGCCAATCGGGCGCACAAGTTCGGGATGTAA
- a CDS encoding Fe-S oxidoreductase, with product MLRITDLLCGPVQGGHAPSKRADGTPQPSSAERPVVIWNLTQRCNLHCLHCYSQSQNRAYADELTTDEGKRLMTDLAAYKIPMVILSGGDPLFREDLYALAEYARDLGLRCALSTNGTLIDAAAAKRLRQIGITYVGVSLDGIGPVHDRFRGMDGSFALALQGLRHCRDEGMKVGIRTALCRRTLPDLPAMCDMAEQENVDRLYFAHLVYAGRGTGLVHDDLSAEEKRGALDYLIYRGVDLHRRGFKAEVTTGNNDADGVYLYLKMRDSAPTQAHTVFQTLQRRGGNSSGTTLGCIDSLGHVYADPFWRHYSFGNVRERSFGAIWEDTTDPIMRVLKDRRHALTGRCARCPYLELCGGNSRVRAEATTGDLWASDPACYLNDEELGISLNGKEDSRASTHVRVRG from the coding sequence ATGCTGAGGATTACGGACCTGTTGTGCGGGCCGGTTCAGGGCGGTCATGCGCCTTCGAAGCGGGCAGACGGGACACCTCAGCCGTCTTCTGCCGAAAGGCCGGTCGTTATCTGGAATCTGACGCAGCGCTGCAACCTCCATTGTCTGCACTGCTACAGCCAATCGCAGAACCGCGCCTACGCCGATGAGTTGACGACCGATGAGGGGAAGCGGCTGATGACGGATCTGGCCGCCTACAAGATCCCGATGGTCATCCTGTCCGGCGGCGATCCCTTATTCCGGGAGGATCTCTACGCGCTCGCAGAGTACGCGCGGGATCTGGGGCTGCGTTGCGCGCTGTCGACGAACGGGACGTTGATCGATGCCGCGGCCGCGAAACGGTTGAGACAGATCGGCATCACGTATGTCGGCGTCAGTTTAGATGGAATCGGCCCGGTCCATGATCGTTTTCGGGGAATGGACGGCTCGTTTGCGCTGGCACTACAAGGGCTGCGCCACTGCCGCGATGAAGGGATGAAAGTCGGCATCCGGACCGCACTGTGCCGTCGGACGCTCCCTGATCTGCCCGCGATGTGCGACATGGCGGAGCAGGAGAACGTAGACCGCCTCTACTTCGCCCACCTGGTGTATGCGGGACGAGGTACGGGGCTTGTCCATGACGATCTATCGGCTGAGGAAAAGCGCGGCGCGCTCGATTATCTCATTTATCGGGGTGTAGATCTTCATCGTCGCGGCTTCAAGGCCGAGGTCACCACCGGCAATAACGATGCTGATGGCGTGTATCTCTACTTGAAGATGCGGGATTCCGCCCCTACTCAGGCGCACACGGTGTTTCAGACCCTGCAGCGCCGTGGTGGCAACAGCTCCGGCACGACGCTGGGCTGTATCGACAGTCTCGGACACGTCTATGCCGATCCGTTTTGGAGACATTATTCCTTCGGTAATGTCCGCGAACGGAGTTTTGGGGCGATCTGGGAAGATACGACCGATCCGATTATGCGCGTCCTGAAGGATCGTCGTCACGCACTCACGGGCCGCTGCGCGCGCTGCCCGTATCTTGAGCTCTGCGGCGGCAATTCGAGAGTCAGGGCGGAGGCGACGACCGGAGACCTGTGGGCATCCGATCCCGCCTGCTACCTGAACGATGAGGAACTGGGGATTTCATTGAATGGAAAGGAAGACAGTCGTGCGAGCACGCATGTTCGGGTTCGCGGTTAA
- a CDS encoding nitrite reductase, producing the protein MVSRAKLALLTLALGALWNVPAQAQAPALPPAPPLAPGELENAKQIYFDRCAGCHGVLRKGATGPQLLPAKTRALTTPVLKAFIVNGTGGGMPDWGRQGILTDAESDLMARYIQHDPPTPPELGMAEMKKSWNLIIPPDKRPTKPEHDRDWQDFFAVTLRDAGQVAIIDGKTKEIVNTVKTGFAVHISRSSFSGRYVYTIGRDGRATMIDLWMKVPDKVAEVKPCSDARSIDTSKYKGKHGDFTDKLAVIGCYWPPQIIVLEGNTLEPLKVISSRSMTYDTMEYHPEPRVASIVASHFKPEWVINIKETGLIWLVDYSDLKNLKMTQIQGEKFLHDGGWDATKRYFMVAANMANKVVVIDVEKGKLEAIFESGIKPHPGRGANWIDPKFGPVNGTPHLGEGKVAVYGTDPAKHKEHAWKNVRELKTLGGGGLFIKTHPKSKNVWVDHALNGDPAIQKQVCVFEKANPEKDPKCWKVSDKGRAVHFEYNKAGDEVWISVWGKKDGKSEIVVYDDKTLQEKARIDDPRIITPTGKFNVYNTVKDIY; encoded by the coding sequence ATGGTGAGTAGGGCAAAGTTGGCGTTATTGACACTTGCGCTAGGGGCGCTATGGAACGTTCCGGCGCAGGCCCAGGCGCCTGCACTTCCACCGGCTCCACCGCTGGCACCGGGCGAACTAGAGAACGCTAAGCAGATCTATTTCGACCGGTGCGCAGGCTGTCACGGGGTCTTGAGAAAAGGCGCGACCGGCCCGCAGTTGCTGCCGGCAAAAACCCGCGCACTCACGACGCCGGTTCTGAAGGCGTTCATCGTGAACGGGACGGGCGGCGGTATGCCGGACTGGGGTCGGCAAGGTATTCTTACTGACGCCGAAAGCGATCTGATGGCCCGCTATATCCAGCATGACCCACCCACCCCACCCGAGCTGGGCATGGCGGAGATGAAGAAAAGCTGGAACCTCATCATTCCCCCGGACAAGCGACCCACCAAGCCCGAGCACGACCGCGACTGGCAGGACTTTTTCGCCGTGACCCTGCGTGATGCCGGTCAGGTGGCCATCATCGATGGCAAGACCAAGGAGATCGTCAACACGGTCAAGACCGGCTTTGCGGTCCATATCTCTCGCAGTTCCTTTTCAGGGCGCTACGTCTACACGATCGGCCGCGATGGGCGTGCGACAATGATCGACCTGTGGATGAAGGTGCCGGACAAGGTCGCAGAGGTCAAGCCATGCAGCGATGCGCGCTCCATCGACACGAGTAAGTATAAGGGAAAACACGGCGACTTCACCGACAAGCTCGCCGTTATCGGCTGCTATTGGCCGCCGCAGATCATTGTGTTGGAAGGCAACACGTTGGAACCGCTGAAGGTTATCAGCAGCCGAAGCATGACCTACGATACGATGGAGTACCATCCCGAGCCGCGGGTCGCGTCGATCGTGGCGTCGCACTTCAAGCCGGAGTGGGTCATCAACATCAAGGAGACCGGTCTGATCTGGCTGGTCGATTACTCTGATCTCAAGAACCTGAAAATGACCCAGATCCAAGGGGAGAAGTTTCTGCACGACGGCGGCTGGGATGCCACCAAGCGCTACTTTATGGTGGCCGCCAACATGGCCAACAAGGTGGTCGTAATCGACGTCGAGAAGGGAAAATTGGAGGCGATCTTCGAATCGGGAATCAAGCCTCACCCTGGACGCGGCGCCAACTGGATCGATCCGAAGTTCGGTCCGGTCAACGGCACACCGCATCTCGGCGAAGGCAAGGTCGCTGTTTACGGCACCGACCCGGCCAAGCACAAGGAGCACGCCTGGAAAAACGTGAGGGAGCTCAAGACCCTGGGCGGCGGCGGCCTGTTTATCAAGACGCATCCGAAGAGCAAAAACGTCTGGGTGGATCATGCTCTGAACGGCGACCCGGCAATTCAAAAGCAGGTCTGTGTCTTCGAGAAAGCCAATCCGGAGAAAGATCCGAAGTGCTGGAAGGTGTCGGATAAAGGGCGCGCCGTGCACTTCGAGTACAACAAGGCCGGAGACGAAGTCTGGATAAGTGTGTGGGGGAAGAAAGACGGTAAGAGTGAGATCGTCGTGTATGATGATAAGACACTTCAAGAAAAAGCCAGAATCGACGATCCGCGCATCATTACGCCGACAGGTAAGTTCAACGTGTACAACACGGTGAAGGATATCTATTAG
- a CDS encoding methylthioribose-1-phosphate isomerase: protein MFETIEWTSADTVRLLDQTRLPAEEVYVECRDVAAVAHAIRSMQIRGAPAIGVAGAMGLALAAQSIRTRSFEEFRAELSRHGEALRQTRPTAVNLAWGIDRMQRCVEQHKALPVAELVQSLIREAQRIREEDILDNQAIGAHGHRLIPDGAAVLTHCNAGALATAGYGTALGVIRAAHAAGTRLSVWAGETRPFLQGARLTAWELQQDGIPVTLITDNMAGHLMQRGEIDLVIVGADRIARNGDVANKIGTYTLAVLAQAHGLPFYVAAPLSTVDLSLPDGEAIPIEERDPAEVTGWAGIRTAPVGARARNPVFDMTPHRYITALITNRGVVRPPYDSGLTALAGPDLSGRV, encoded by the coding sequence ATGTTTGAAACCATCGAATGGACATCGGCCGACACGGTCCGGCTGCTCGATCAAACCCGGTTACCGGCTGAAGAGGTATATGTCGAATGTCGCGATGTGGCGGCCGTGGCACACGCCATCCGGTCTATGCAGATACGCGGGGCCCCGGCGATCGGTGTGGCCGGCGCCATGGGCCTGGCGTTAGCGGCGCAGTCGATTCGGACACGCAGTTTCGAGGAATTCCGTGCGGAGTTGTCGCGTCATGGCGAAGCGTTACGCCAAACCCGCCCTACGGCCGTAAACCTGGCGTGGGGAATCGACCGGATGCAGCGGTGCGTTGAGCAGCATAAAGCCCTCCCGGTCGCCGAGCTCGTTCAGTCTCTCATCCGGGAGGCACAACGGATCCGGGAAGAGGACATCCTGGACAACCAGGCGATCGGCGCGCACGGACACAGACTTATCCCGGACGGAGCCGCCGTCCTCACCCACTGTAATGCCGGCGCCCTGGCCACCGCGGGCTATGGGACCGCCTTGGGTGTCATCCGAGCGGCGCATGCGGCCGGCACCAGATTGTCGGTATGGGCCGGCGAGACCAGACCGTTTCTGCAAGGCGCCAGGCTGACCGCCTGGGAGTTGCAGCAGGACGGGATCCCGGTGACGCTCATCACCGATAACATGGCCGGGCATCTGATGCAGCGGGGCGAGATCGATCTCGTCATCGTCGGGGCCGACCGAATTGCCCGCAATGGCGACGTGGCAAACAAGATCGGGACCTATACCCTAGCCGTCCTGGCGCAGGCGCACGGACTTCCGTTTTATGTTGCGGCCCCCCTGTCCACTGTAGACCTGTCGCTTCCCGATGGCGAGGCGATCCCGATCGAGGAGCGTGATCCCGCAGAGGTAACCGGGTGGGCAGGTATTCGGACCGCGCCGGTAGGAGCCAGGGCGAGAAATCCCGTCTTCGATATGACACCACATCGCTACATTACTGCCCTGATTACAAATCGTGGAGTGGTCCGGCCCCCTTATGATTCGGGCCTGACCGCACTGGCCGGACCCGACCTTTCGGGCAGGGTATAG